The genomic segment AAGGGCGAGACTGCTGGATGGATTTCACACCATCGACTTCCGTCGGCCAGGAAATTCAGCGCCGGCAGTTTTTCCCTGAACACCGAGGCCTCAGTATCCCTGCGATAGGCATTTACCGAATAGGCCACCGGCAACCCTCGTTGACGAAAGGCATCAAGCAATCGGGCGATATGGCTTAGTTCCAGGCTTGCGTCGATGCCGCATGGAGAGTCCGGCGAGGCAAAGCCATAAGTAGCATCTATGATCAGCAAGGCCGGGTAGCTGCCCAGCCCAGTACGATTCTGTTGCAGTGTCGTCATTGGGATTCCTACTTAACGCATCGATGCCGGTTTGTACTTACCGCTGGTCAGCCAGCGGTAGCTGCGTCCACCCAGCGGCCGCTGCACCAGGGATTCAGCGAGGACAACAGTATCCAGAAGCTTCACCAAATCGATACCACTGACCAGCCCCGACTGTTCTGCCAATAGAACCAAATCCTCTGTGGCCAGATTTCCCGCCGCACCAGGGGCAAAGGGACACCCTCCGAGGCCGCCGACACTGCTATCAAACTTCCGCAGACCGCACTCCAGCGCTGCCCAGGCGTTGGCCACGGCCATTCCCCGAGTGTCATGAAAATGGACCGACAAAGCGGTGCGACCATAATTAGCCAACAGAGGCGTCAGCAGTGCCCGAACTCCTGTCGGCCCCGCCGCGCCAATAGTATCGGCAATCACAATCTCGTCTGCACCGGCCGAGTGCAAGGCCTCCGCCAGGCGGATTACGGTGGCGCTATCCACCACACCCTCAAAGGGACACTCGAAGGCCACCGCAAGATAGGCCTTGGTCCTTTTTCCTAAGGCTTTGGCCAGCCCTATGGTTTCCTGGCAGACTGTCAGCGCCTGAGTCAAACTCATGTTGATGTTGCGCAAGTTCATGGTCTCCGTGGCTGACAACACCACCGCAATTTCCCTGGCGCCGGCCTGATGGGCTCGCTCCAAGCCCTTCTGGTTTGGCACCAGCGCGGAATAGGCCACACCGTGAGTTTGATCCAACCGGGCAAACAGCTCGGCGGCATCAGCCAGCTGAGGCACTGCCTTTGGCGATACAAAACTTGTAGCCTCGATAGAACGAACGCCAGCTGCACAAAGGCTTTGAATCAGAGCCAGCTTTCCCTCCAGTGACACCAGAACCGGTTGGTTTTGCAGTCCATCCCGGGGGGCCACTTCGTTGATGTAAATCCTGTCTTCCATGATTTCTTATCCGGCGATACTTTGCTTAAACCGAGGCTGAGTAGGCGGGTCGAAGGATGTGTCTTGTTTGCAACGGGCCATGATCTGCTCGAGGGTTCCGCCGCGATTGAAGAGCGGCAGAGGTTCATCCCGTTCGGCGGAGAGTTTCTTGCGCAGATAGGCGGTTTCTTCGCCATTGACCGAGAGATCCTCGTTCAGCACCACTCCATAGCGCCGAGCGCCGGCCGGGCTCACCAGACCCCGTGCGGCATCCAGCGCCACCTGTTCCGCTGCCCGCTGCAACGGATCGCCCCATCCGCCGCCGCCCCAGGTGTTGAAGTGCAATACATCCCCGGCCTGCACCTTCACCCGATCGCACTTGGACGGTATCCACTGCCTGCTGCCATCGGTACGCTCCAGCTCCTTGGTGCTGCGACTTCCGGGCTCACCCCCATTGACACCCCACGGGTAGGTCAGCCAGCGGTCATCATGAATCGAGATTTCTCCAGGCTCCAGGAAACGATAGGCAATATGGACCCCGTTCCCCCCCCGGTGCTTTCCCGCCCCTCCGGAATCCTCAATGGAGGCGTAGCGCTCGATCCGTAGCGGGAAGTAGGCCTCCAGGAACTCGTTCGGCACATTGGTGAATGACGGCCACAGGGAATGACCATCCGGTCCATCCCCACCGGGCGTCCGGGATGCCGCCAAAGCCGATTTGGAACAGCTGGTACCACTCACCCTTGCTGTTGTAGCCCGAGTACATCAGGTGGGGACTATCCGAGAAGCCTGCCGCATTCAACGCCTCTGGCGCCCCCTGGCCCAGCAGCCCACCCATGATGTCGAAGATCCGTCCCAGCAGATGGGTACGGCACGACAGGGCCGCCGGACGCTTCGGCTTCAGGATCGAGCCATCGGGGATGCGTACCTCGATCAGTTCATAGAAACCATCGTTGAACAGAATCTGGGGATCGAACAAGTTGATGAACAGGGAGCCCAGGAACATCTTGAACATCTCTTCGTTCAACAGAAAGTTCACCGAACTGATCGACTGGGGATCCGTCCCCTCAAAGTCGAAGATGGCCTTCTCCCCTTCCCGCCACATGCTGCACTTGACCTTGTAGGGCCCCATGCCCAGTCCGTCATCGTCGATGTAGTCCTCAAAGGACTGGCGCTGTTCCGGTATCACCATCTTGATAATGGCGTTCATCGCCCGCTTGTTCCGGTCCAGCATTTCCGTCATTGCCGCAATGTATTCATCGACGCCGAATCGGTCAATAATTTCATGGACGCGGCGTTCAGCCAGTCTCAGTGCTGCCACCAGGGCATTGAAGTCCGCCCGGTTCCACTCCGGCATGCGGGAGTTCCGCACCAGCAGATCCAGAATTTCTCGATTCAATTCGCCTCGCTTGAAGATCTTCACCGGTGGCACTTGAATGCCCTCTTCGAAGATCTGGGTCGCATCCGTAGGCAGACTCCCGGGCACTTTTCCACCAATGTCGGTCATGTGACCGAACATTGCCGCCCAACTCACCAGCCGACCGTTCTGGAAGATCGGCATCAACATCAGCCAGTCATTCAGATGACTCACCGCTCCGTTGCAGGAGTATGGGTCGTTGGTCAGGAACACGTCCCCTTCCTCGATGGTTCCTTCGTAACCGGAAACAAAGCCGTGAATGAAGGAGCCGAACTGGCCCACCACCATCCGGCCATCGCAGTGGGCAATCATCGGGAAGGCATCATGCTGTTCCCGAATCCCCGGCGACATGGCCGTTCGGAATAGGACGGCATCCATCTCCGCCCGGGCATTGCGCAGGGCGTTCTCGATGATGTCCAGGGTAATCGAGTCCAGCTCGACCTGCTTGAAGGGCGCCGGATTGGCCTGAATGATCTTGGCAACCATGCCTCTACTCCTCGTTTGTTATTGACCGCCGTTGGGACGGATCAGGATGTTGCCTACCCGGTCCACCGTACCTGTGTAGCCCGGCAGAATCAGGGTCGTCGTATCCATCTGGGCGACGATCGCCGGACCGGCCACCGCATTGCCGCTCTTGAGTTTGTTCCGATCATAGATATGGCCCGAATGCCACGCCCCGTCGGCATAGATCCGCGTTTCCTCAATCCGCGCCGCACTGGCGTCCGCATTACCCGTCGCCAAGGCCTCGGCTTCCACCACGGGCTCCCGGCCTAGCACCACGGCACGCAGATTCACCAGCTCATGGGGCGCCTCCAGAGCAAAGGTGTACAGCTGGGTATGCAGCTCATCGAAACGGGCTTCCACTCCCGCCAGTCCGCTTCGGGCAAACTCCTCCGGGCTAGTGCTGAGCGTCAGACGCATCCCCTGGCCGTGGTAGCGCAGGTCGATCTGATATTCCACTTCCTGTTCCTTGCGGGGCACCCCTTCGGCATCCAGGGTTCCTGACGCCGTTTCCTTCAACTCGGTCAGCAGCGCCAGCACTTCCGCATCGCTGGTTTCGCTGCAACGACGAATGAAGGTGCGCGAGGCTTCGTTTCTCAGCCGGGTGGTGGCATCGCCATAGGCACACAACACGCCGGGCGCGGGCGGAATGATCACTGGCCAAGCCCCGGTCAGCCGCCCCAGCGCATTGGCATGGAGCGGCCCGGCACCACCGAAGGCCACTAGCGCAAAGTCCCGCGGGTCGTAGCCCTGCTCGATGGATACCAGTCGCAGGGCGCCGAACATGTTCTCATTGACGATGTTGATCACCCCCTCCGCCGCATCCTCGATGCTCTTGCCCAGGGCGTCGGCAATGGAACTCAGCGCTCGTTGGGCTGC from the Denitratisoma oestradiolicum genome contains:
- a CDS encoding hydroxymethylglutaryl-CoA lyase, with product MEDRIYINEVAPRDGLQNQPVLVSLEGKLALIQSLCAAGVRSIEATSFVSPKAVPQLADAAELFARLDQTHGVAYSALVPNQKGLERAHQAGAREIAVVLSATETMNLRNINMSLTQALTVCQETIGLAKALGKRTKAYLAVAFECPFEGVVDSATVIRLAEALHSAGADEIVIADTIGAAGPTGVRALLTPLLANYGRTALSVHFHDTRGMAVANAWAALECGLRKFDSSVGGLGGCPFAPGAAGNLATEDLVLLAEQSGLVSGIDLVKLLDTVVLAESLVQRPLGGRSYRWLTSGKYKPASMR